TAAAAGTACTTGTTTAAAAGACAAGACAAGGGTATGTCTCAGAGTGGGGGGAGAAGAACAGTATGTACGCTACAGTAGTTTAGAGCAGTCTAGTCCTAGCTCTGTCATTTACCAGCCTTAAGTATTTTGGCACAAAACCAAACTCTAACTCTATGAGCCTTGGGCTCTCCACTGTGAAGTGAGTTTGATAAACCCTGCCTTGTCAGGTATTTATGGAAAGCATCTGTCACAGCACCTGTCTCTATTGAGAAATTAGGGGCAATTGCAGTTATTACGATGATCTTGACCTCAGATGTTACATCAgctgggtttcttttctttttttgcatctatCAGATGTCAGAAACTATGCAGCGttctaaccaaaagaaaaaaaaaaaaaaatgacccaaccTCCCCAATCAGCCAAAATTCTGCTTAGCAATGAAACCAAATTAATACATTCTCTCCACCCACTCTTTaccctgcttcttttttgttcttcttgaaGTAGAGAGTCTCTCAGCCTCTTCCATAGAATGACAGCTTCCCTGGAAACTATAATTGAATGGGCAGAAACTGGGAGTTTCTTTGACTAAACATCGCCAGTACAGGCATGAAAGACTTCTTAAAAGCAGATGCTCAATTAATGTTTGTGTAAAACAAGAGCCACAAATAAATCATttgctttaatttatattttcaaacaatCTTGAAAACCATAAGCAGATCCAAgcatatatcttttatatttacaaaaaggGAGACTAAACAGAGAGTAAAGCAAACCAAAAATTGAAGAACTTTTGGCTATCTCTCTATGTATCTATGTTCTGAGCTTCTATTAGTGTGGTGTCTTTCACATTTCTAAGGATATTCTTATCCTAAAGTGATGTTATTCTCATCCGGGATCACAAAAGTGATATGAGGATTTCCAATAtgcatttcaaaaaacaaaattgttACTCATAAATTTCACAAACAGCAAGGTGTGTGGGACCCATTTTACTCAAATACTTCTATCATGAACCTAAATAAACTTTCTGttgaaaaaacaaagaactgaAAACGAGGGGGGGGGGTGGAGAAATCACAGGAACACAGGTTGACAGGCTTTTCTGACCACAAAGTGAAGAACGGCCTTCAGACGACACTAGGGGCGAAATGAGTGGCTGGATACGGCCCTAGCGTGGGCACTggccgaggcagaagggccagcactggctgcaGCAGAAATGCCAGGCCTGGCTGAGGCAAGATACTCAGCCTGGGCTGCAGCAGAAGGGCCATCCCAGACCGAGGCAGACATGCCTGCAGTAACCCAGGCAGACATGCCAGCCATGCCCGAGGCAGAAGTGCCAGCCATGCCCGAGGCAGAAGTGCCAGCCATGCCCGAGGCAGAAGTGCCAACCCTGGCTGCAGCTCTGGCCCCGGTGCTCTCTACTTCCTGTCTGAAAGATTCCTCATACTGCGCCAGGCAGGCATCAGGGACTGTATCATTGACCTTGGCCAAAAACTCCATGACTTTATTCTTGTTGGTTTCTGTAAGCGCTTTAGGACCCCAGAGGAACTCATAGCGAGGGGGATTGCTGCCAGGCACCTGGCGGTACTCCAGGTACTCTTCCTGCACCAGATCTTCTGTGATGAGCTTCCTGGTGTCTCCAAAGATGAAGTGCCTTCTTCCATCATAGATGCCCAGAATattcaggaacttccagatgtgctcCTCAGAGATACGGGGGCCATTCAGGTAGATGAAACTCAGCAGAGGCATTAGAAGACCATTCTTAGGCAGCCCCAAGTCACCTCTCATAGACTCACTGTCGCTGAAATCTAGGTTGCTCACCAGGGTATAGCAGTGACTGTTGGGTCTGACTTCCTTCAGCACCAGGCCAAACACAATCTCCATGTGCTCAGAGGCCCTGCTGAGGATCTCTGGGAATTGCTTCATGTACCTTCTACCGATTGCCTTCAGCATTTCAGACCTCTTAATGAGCTCCCTCATCTTATACTTATACAGCATGTGCTGCACCAACATCTGTGCCTTCTTGGTCAGAAGATCTCTGTGAGAgctcgcagcagcagcagaggcctgGGAGGAATTTTCACCTTCCTGAACTTGGCCCCTGGCACCTACACCAGATCTCGAGCGTGCTGTGCCACCACCACCAGATCTTTTGGGTATAGCATCTGCAGCAGCACTGGTGGTGCCTTGGGCTCCCGGAGGCCCCTTGGGGGTGCCAGCAGCAGACAAGCTTGAGGGAGCACTCTCCGAgtcaggaagggaggaggaggtggtctCTTCTCCCCGAGATGTGGTGGCCTGATCATGAAGAACCTGGATGTCAGACCGGGCCTGGTGATATTTCTCACGAGCACGGACCTTACTCTTCTGCCCACGGGGCATGATGGCTGTGGTCAGGGACTACAGGCAGGATTCTGGGCCAGTAGACAGGAGATTGGGGCACCTGGAGGATGGAGAATGAGGTGACATGAGCACCTTAAAACAGGGAGATTCTACCTTGGCCTAGTCAAAGGCCACCTCTGCAGGTGTCCTTGAGGACACTGCCCTAGGAACCCACAAGCCTCCTGTTTTCCTGCTCAGCCTGTCCCCACATAATCCCACAGAGGAAGAACAGAGGCCTTAGACATTTCCTCTGCATCCTCTCAGCCCTGCTTTGGATTTACTGAGGTGACAGCAGGTCCCAGCAGTGGGGTCCTCTCAGCTCATCTTTAGTATTACCATGTCAAGTCCTGGCAGACCCTGTGCACCCTTCTCTCTGATACTCTGATACAGACACTTTAGACCTCCACATGATCCAGAAGCAAGTGAAAGGATGCCTCAGTCCACCTCCCTCCAAGGGGATACCCAGTGCTGAGAGCTCAGTAGGGTTTTTTCCATCCCGAGTTCACTGGGATCATCATTCAAGGTCCTTACCTTGGCTCCTTAAAACACTGGGCACCATTCTCCATTTGCTGACTGGTGGCTGCACCTTCAGACTAGACATTTCCCCTCCCCTACACTTGCTATAAAGCAGTGAAGTAGATGCTCAACCTGACAGTCCTTCCCTGAGATTTCCTGGGCTGAAATCCAAGGGTTGGGATAAATGCATTGAGTACTCACTCAGGTTCCTCAACTAGGCTCCTGGCAGAGAAGCTCCACTTTCTCCTGAATTGATGCCTGGGTGATAGTAAAAGCCAATCACTCTGTGTC
The nucleotide sequence above comes from Bos javanicus breed banteng chromosome X, ARS-OSU_banteng_1.0, whole genome shotgun sequence. Encoded proteins:
- the LOC133243530 gene encoding melanoma-associated antigen B2-like, whose protein sequence is MPRGQKSKVRAREKYHQARSDIQVLHDQATTSRGEETTSSSLPDSESAPSSLSAAGTPKGPPGAQGTTSAAADAIPKRSGGGGTARSRSGVGARGQVQEGENSSQASAAAASSHRDLLTKKAQMLVQHMLYKYKMRELIKRSEMLKAIGRRYMKQFPEILSRASEHMEIVFGLVLKEVRPNSHCYTLVSNLDFSDSESMRGDLGLPKNGLLMPLLSFIYLNGPRISEEHIWKFLNILGIYDGRRHFIFGDTRKLITEDLVQEEYLEYRQVPGSNPPRYEFLWGPKALTETNKNKVMEFLAKVNDTVPDACLAQYEESFRQEVESTGARAAARVGTSASGMAGTSASGMAGTSASGMAGMSAWVTAGMSASVWDGPSAAAQAEYLASARPGISAAASAGPSASASAHARAVSSHSFRP